In Hyalangium minutum, the sequence ACCCTCGTCCGGCTGTTGGACATGGGCCCCACGCTGCTGGAGTTGTCCCAACTCCCATCTCTCCCGAGCGACGTGGATGGCGTCTCCCTCGCGCCTCTGTTGCGCGGAGAGCCCTTCCAGCCCCAGCCGCTCTACGCGGAGACGGGCTTCACGCACGTGAGCCCGGAGATCTTCGATCCAGGCCACTGGCCCGGAGCCCCTCGCAGCTTCGAGACCTACCGCATCCGCCAGGATGGCGTGGTGGAGGTGGACGGCTCCGCCCACGACGCCATGGTCCGAGAGAAGGATCGCGGCGCCTTCGACGGGCAGCGCTGGCTGGTGGATCGCCCCCAGGCGGACGGCTCCACGAAGCGCACGTGCGTGGGCGACTGCGCGGAGCCCGCGGTGTTGTCTTCCTGGCTGGACGCGGTGCTGAGCCGCGCTCCCTGACTTCGGGCTGGGGTAGGGTGCCGCCCCATGTCGACGACGAATACCCAGAGCCTCCAGGAGCGCTACGCCCCTCACAACGCCTGCTTCGGTTGCGGCCCCGCCAACGAGAAGGGCCTCCGCATTCGCAGCATGGCGGAGGGCGATCTCGTGGTCGCCGAGTGGACCCCCTCCGAGCACCACCAGGCCTTCCCCGGTGTCCTCAACGGCGGGATCATCGGCTCGCTGCTGGACTGCCACTGCAACTGGACGGCGGCCTACCACCTCATGAAGCAGGCAGGAGCGGACTCGCCTCCCTGCACCGTCACGGCGGACTACAGCATCCAGCTCAAGCGTCCCACGCCCATGGGCCTGGTGCGGCTCGAGGCGAAGCCCGTGGAGCTCAAGGAGGACCGCGCCGTCATCGAGGGCACGCTCACCGCCAACGGCAAGGTGACGGCCACCTGCCGGGGCACCTTCGTGGCGGTGAAGCCGGGCCACCCCGCCTACCACCGCTGGTAGCCCGCAAAGCCAAGGGCCCCGGCGCTCCCTCCACCAAGGGAGCCACGCGGGGCCCTGGA encodes:
- a CDS encoding PaaI family thioesterase, which codes for MSTTNTQSLQERYAPHNACFGCGPANEKGLRIRSMAEGDLVVAEWTPSEHHQAFPGVLNGGIIGSLLDCHCNWTAAYHLMKQAGADSPPCTVTADYSIQLKRPTPMGLVRLEAKPVELKEDRAVIEGTLTANGKVTATCRGTFVAVKPGHPAYHRW